The Rhizobium viscosum genomic sequence GGTGCGCGTTATACCGACGGCCGCAACGGCCTCGCCGCCGACCAGAAGCAGGCCGCGAGCTGGTATCAGCTTTCCGCCGACAAGGGCTTTGCGCCGGCGCAATACCGTCTCGGCAGCATGTATGAGAAGGGCAATGGCGTCGACCGCGACGTGCAGAAAGCCAAGGCTCTCTACGAACAGGCCGCAGCCCAGGGCAATGCCAGTGCCATGCACAATCTCGCCGTGCTCTACGCCTCCGGCGCGCTCGGCCAGCAGGATTATGCGACGGCCGCCACGTGGTTCCAGAAAGCAGCCGACCTCGGCATTACCGACAGCCAGTTCAATCTCGCCATCCTCTGTGCCCGCGGCAATGGCGTGCCGGCGGATCTGGAAGAATCCTACAAGTGGTTTGCGATCGCCGCCCGATCCGGCGATAAGGATGCCGCCCAGAAGCGCGACGAAGTGGCGAAAGCCATGAAACCGGATCAGCTCGAACGCGCCCGTGCCAAAGCCGACCTCTGGAAGCCGCAGCCGCTCGACAACAAGGCGAACGGCATCGAGATCCCGGACGCATGGGCAAGCGGCGCCGCGCCGAAGACGGCAACCGTCGACATGAAGAAGGCCATCCGCAACATCCAGGCGATCCTCAACAATAACGGTTTCGACGCCGGCCCGCCGGACGGAGAGATGGGCGCCAAGACGGTGACCGCCATCAAGAACTTCCAGAAGTCGATCGGCCAGGAACCGACCGGCAAGGTCAACGACGAGACGGTGAAGGCGCTTCTGGAGCGTAACAAACCAGGCGCGAAAGCCATCTGAGACAGCCCGGCGGTACCCTGCCGCAGGGCTTTGCGCACTTTCACGCCGACTGTCACAAAACCTGAAAAAAGCCGGATTATGCGGGACATATCGGGACTCGCATCCAGTTGACCATGGCTTTTTTCCATCGAAAGCCTCTGGAAACGATTTCACAGTAGGATGCGCCATTCGAATGGGGACGTGAGAGTGCCGCCCCGGCGGGAGCGGCAATAATCGGGGTCGGCTGTGACAATCTATCTGCCCATCGCAGAATTGTCGGTGAACATCTTCATCATTCTCGGCATGGGGGCTGCCGTCGGTTTCCTGTCCGGCATGTTCGGCGTTGGCGGCGGCTTCCTGATCACGCCCCTCCTGATCTTCTACAACATCCCACCGGTCGTCGCCGTCGCGACAGGCGCCAACCAGGTGGTGGCTTCCTCGATATCGGGGGCGATCACGCATTTCCGGCGCGGCACGCTGGATGTGAAGCTCGGCACGGTGTTGCTTGTCGGCGGTCTTTCGGGCGCGACGGTTGGCATCTGGATTTTCTCGCTGCTGCGCTCCATCGGTCAGCTCGACCTCTTCATCTCCCTGCTTTACGTCGTCTTCCTCGGCACCGTCGGCGGACTGATGCTCTGGGAAAGCATTAACGCCATGCGCCGTGCGGCCCGCAATGAAGCGCCTGCCCCACGCCGGCCCGGCCATCAGCACTGGGTGCACAAGCTGCCGCTGAAGGTGCGGTTCAAGAAATCGAAAATCTATCTCTCGGTCATCCCGATCGTGACACTCGGCTTTGCGATCGGCATCCTTACCTCTGTGATGGGTGTCGGCGGCGGCTTCATCATGGTGCCGGCGATGATCTACCTGCTGCGCATCCCGACCAACGTGGTCGTCGGGACCTCGCTCTTCCAGATCATCTTCGTGACCGCTTATACGACGATCGTGCAGGCGGCGACCAACTATTCGGTCGATATCGTGCTTGCCTTCTTCCTGATGCTCGCCGGCGTCATCGGTGCGCAATATGGCGTGCGCGTCGGCCAGCGGTTGCGTGGCGAACAGTTGCGCGCCCTGCTCGGCCTGCTGGTTCTTGCCGTCGGACTGCGCCTCGCAGTCGCGCTGGTCGTGACACCGCAAGACATCTATTCGGTGGTCATGGGAGTGGGGAACTGATGCTTCGGCTCCTCCTGCTCCTTACTCTTTTCATGCCTGTCGCCGCCTCGGCACAGGTGTTGTTGCCCGGACAGGGAACGACCCGGGCCGAGCGCGAAGGGCTGGAAATCGGCACCTCCACCAGCGAGATCGCCATTACTTCCGATTTCCGCGGCGCGGACCTGACGATTTTCGGCGCAGTGACCAATACCGACGACCTGCTGCTCGCCATCGGCCAGTATGACGTCATCGTGGTTCTGGAAGGCCCGCGCGAAGACGCCACGGTGCGCAAGAAGGAGCGGGTCTTCGGCATCTGGATCAATACCTCGTCAATGACCTTTGCCGACGTACCGCATTCCTATTCGATGTCGAGTTCGCGCTCCATCGACGATATCACGACGCCGCTCGACCTGACCGGAGAAGGTATCGGCATCGACCATATTCCGCTGCGGCCGATCGATTTTGCCGGCAACTTCAACAGTCTCAATGAATTCCGCAACGCCTTCAGGCGTCTGCAGCAGTCGGGCGGGCTTTACGAGCGCGATCCGAGTGGCGTTCGTTTCGTGTCCTCCAACCTCTTCAAGGCAAGCCTGCGGCTGCCGGCCAACATTCCGAACGGCGTGCATACGGTGCGCGCCTATCTGTTCAAGAGCGGGAAATTCGTGACGCAGAAATCGCAGCCGCTGCGCGTCATCAAGACGGGCATCGAGCAGACGATTACCGATGCGGCGCATGAGCAGCCGATTTTCTACGGCTGCTTTGCGGTGCTGCTGGCCGTGCTGACGGGATGGGGCGCCAGCCTGATCTTCCGCAAGGATTGATCGGCGGATTTCCGCTATCCGGCGATGACTTTCAAACAGGCTTTATCAAACGTCGGGGACAATGTCGCGCCCGGTGGCAGACGCTTGTCCCGATGCCCGCCGGAGCCCTTATTCAAACTCTCTGCTCGCGACTGCTTGCATTTTGCTATCAGTCGAGTTAGGCTCAAAACCAGTTGTTGATAGCAACTGGTTTTGAAAGACATGATCCATGGAGGATGAGATGAGGAAGCTTGTTGTCTGGAACCTGATGACGCTGGATGGTTACTTCGAAGGGGCAAAGCCGTGGGACATTGAGTTCCACAATCTGGCCTGGGGGCCGGAGCTCGAAAAATATGCCGAGCAGTTTGGCGAGGAAAGCGACCTTCTGGTCTTCGGCCGCAAGACCTATGAGGGCATGGCCGCCTATTGGCCGAGCGCGGAGAGCGAAAACAAGATCAAGGCCTATATGAACAGCATTGCCAAGATCGCCGTCTCGCGGACCATGGAAAAGGCGGACTGGAACAATACACGCGTCGTCATTGATCCGGTATCCGAATTGAGGCGGCTGAAGGAAGAGGATGGCAAGACGATCCTCATCTTCGGCAGCGCCGAGCTTGCCGATACCCTGCTGAAGGCGGGACTGGTGGATGAAATCCGCATCTGCCTGGTGCCTGTCATTCTCGGCCGCGGCAATCCGCACTTCAAGCCCGCGGATGCACAGCAGCCGCTGAAGCTGCTCGACTCGTCTGTGACGAAGAGCGGCGCGGTGATCCTGCGCTACGAGCCCGTCAGGGCAGCCTGATCATTTGTCTTTACTGGCTGCGGTCACCAGGGCTGCGGCCGCTTCGCCTGCTGTTTCCATGTAGGTCGGATCGCGATGCAGGAGCACGGCGGCAAAGGAGCCGTCGAGCAGCAGAACGACCTGGCGGGCGAGCTTTGGCGCCTCGACAAGATGCTGCTCTTCGAAGAGAGCAGCGAGCCATTGCTCGACATTCTTCTTATGCGCGGCGCCAACCTTGATGGCGGGATGGCCGGGCATATTGGCAAGTTCAGCCGACGTTCTGAGATAACCGCAGCCCCTCCATTTCGGATGCCGGGCCGAGCGAGCCAGATTGTCGAAGATACCCTTCACCTTCGCCGCCAGATCCCCATCCGTTTCCGCAAACCAGCGCCGATAGGCCGCAAGATTGGGCTGGTCGCGGGTTTCCAGATAAGCGGCGATCAGGTCGTCCTTGCTGTCGAAATGATAATAGAGGGTGCGTTTCGTGACATCAGCTTTCTCCGCCACGGCATCGACGCTCACGGCCCGGATGCCTTCGCTGTAGAACAGTTTGGCGGCAGCGGCGACGATGCGTTCGCGTGTGTCGGAAGCGGATTTGGCCATGTCGACAATGTATACCGACTAGTGAGTATCCTCAACATCAACCGTCGCCTACTGTCCCGGCCAAAGTGCAGGCAAGGGAGAGATATATGCCGGCTGCAAGCAAACGGAGGAAGAGCGACCCCGCACGGGAGGCGGAAGCTGTCGTTATCGGCTGCGGCGACGGCGTCAAACTTCGCGGCCATCTCTGGAGTGCAATCAGCGACCGCAGCATCGGCAGCGTCGTCATCAATCCGGCAACCGGCGTTGCGGCACGTTATTATCACTATTATGCGCGCTTTCTCGCCGAACGCGGCTTTGACGTGCTGACCTATGATTATCGCGGCATCGGCCTGTCGCGCCCGGAACGATTACGGGGCTCCGGCTATCGCTGGCGGGACTGGGGCGAGCGGGATTTCGATGCGGCGCTGCTTTTCATGGAAGGCCAGCGGCCCGGCCGGCCGCTTTTCGTCGTGGGCCACAGCATCGGCGGCTTTCTGCCCGGCCTTTCGGCGCATGCCGATCGCATTACGCGCATGCTTGCAGTCGGCGCACAATATGGGAACTGGCGAGATTATGCCCCTGCGCACCGTTGGCGGCTGTTCCTGAAATGGCATCTTTTCATGCCAACGGCGACCTTGCTGCTCGGCTATTTTCCGGGGTGGCGTCTCGGCTGGCTCGAGGATCTTCCGAAGGGCGTTGCGCTCGACTGGGCGCTCCAGCGGGGGTGGATCGACCCTTATCCGTCGGCTGCCGAAAGGGCCGGCGCGTCGAAGCCCTTTGAAAATTTTCATGCGCCAATCCTGAGCCTTGCCGTCACCGATGACGATATTGCGACCGTCCACGCCATCAGGCGCGGTCTTTCCCATTATCGCAACGCAAAGGTGGAAGAAGTGCTACTGACGCCTGAAGATCTTGGATTTTCGAAGATCGGGCATTTCGATCTTTTCCACGCGCGCCACGCTGCCGGCTTCTGGCTCGATACTCTGCTCTGGCTGCGGGACGGCACCAATCCCTGGCCTGGTAAAAAGCCGTCGGAACATCTCGTATTCGCATAAAAACCGCTCTTTAACGTTTACGAGTTAGTAATCTCTCGGAAACGAGAGGTTTGTATCATGCGTACTCGTATCGTGCTCGCGGTCATCGGGCTGGCCCTGCTTGCCGGCTGCGCGACAGCGCCCCGCCAGACGAGAAATATCTGCGCCGTCTTCGACCAGAAGGACGGCCTCTTCACCAGCTGGCAAGGAGCTGCAGAGCGTGCCGAGAAAAAATACGGCGTGCCGGTGCCGATCCTGATGGCAACCATGTATGTCGAATCCGGCTTCCAGCCCTATGCGCGGCCGCCGCGCACGAAACTCTTCGGCTTCATTCCCTGGACGCGGCCTTCGACGGCCTACGGCTATTCGCAAGCGCTGAACGGAACCTGGGACCACTACCAGTCGGAGACCGGCAACTGGGCCGCAACGCGTACCAACTTCGCCGACGCGATCGATTTCATCGGCTGGTACCACTACAGCAACAGCCAGGCGACGGGCATTCAACCGAACGACGCCTACAATCTCTACCTCGCCTATTATTCCGGCCCGACCGGATACAAGCGCGGCGACTGGCGCAACAATGGCCAATTGCAGCAGACGGCGCAGAAATTTGCGCGGATGGCTGGCAGCTATCAGCAGCAGTTGCAGGGGTGTAATTGACGGGAACTAGCCCCGTAAATTCTCAAAGCGGACGGAATAAATCCGGTCGCGGCCGAGCAGATGAGCGATCAGCGACGCCTTGTCGAAGAGGTCCTTCATCGCTTTGTGCCCGAGGTCGAGACCACCGCTCATGACGCCGAAGGCGGGCATCAGCAAGCGGGCGCCATCGGTAGCAAAGCAGGGACGGCGGACAGATTTTTCACGGCGGCGGACGGTAGCTGCGGGATGCAAATGGCCGGCAATCTCACCCTTCTGCAAGCCGTCGCGCGGCTCATGACGGAAGGTCAGGCTGGCGTAGTGAAGCTCGTCGGAACAGCTGCCCGGCAGGTTGACGGTGCCGTCGGGATCATGGTTGCCGTTGATCCAGATCCATTCGCGGCCGCGGGCCATTTCGACGATCAGCGTGCGGAAGGCATCCGGCAGATGTTCGGAGCCGACGCGGTCGTGGAAATTGTCGCCGAGCGAAACGACGAGTTTCGGATCGTAGCGAGAGATGACGGCGGCGAGCACAGTGAGCGTCGCCAGCGTATCGTAAGGCGGCAACATCATGCCGCGGCGGGCAAAGGCCGCCCCTTTTTCCAGATGCAGGTCGGAAACGACGAGAATGCCGGCATCCGGCAGATAGAGCGCGCCAAGCGGATCGCAGACGGCGGCAACACCGTGAATGGCGGTTTCGACGCCCGGTATTGCGGCAAGGCCGTTCATGTCGCGCGCGAGCGCAAGGCGGTTCATCACTTCAGTCATTCCTAAAATTTCAGGCCATCGCCTCGGCGATCAGATCGTCGGCGGCTTCGGCAAGCAGGGCATCGTGGGCCTGGCCCGGCACCGACTCCTTGCCGATTTCCAGCATGACCGGCACGGCAAGCGGCGAAATATGGTCCAGCGCCCGGTGGGTGATGTGGCCCTTGATTCGTCTCAGCATATCGCCAAGCCGGGAAATATCCAAAAGACCAGTAGACGCATCCTGTCGCGTCGCCTGCAGCAGGATGTGGTCAGGCTCATGGGTGCGCAGCACATCATAGATCAGGTCGGCGGAGACGGTGATCTGCCGGCCGGTCTTTTCCTTGCCCGGATGGCGTCGCTCGATCAAGCCTGCAATCACGGCGCAATTGCGGAAGGTGCGCTTCAGAAGGAAGGATTCGTTCAGCCAGGATTCCAGATCGTCGCCCAGCATGTCCTCGTCGAAGAGATCGGAAAGACTGAGGCGGCCATTGGCGATCATCAGGCCGAGGTCTTCCAGACCCCAGATCGCAAGGGAATAATCCGTCGCGACGAAGCCGAGCGGCTTTGCCCCTGTCCTGTCCAGCCGGCGGGTGAGCAGCATGCCGAGCGTCTGGTGGGCAAGCCGGCCCTCGAAGGGATAGATGACCATGTAGCCGCGGCTGCCGCGGGGGAAGGTCTCGATCAACAGCTCGTCGCGTTTCGGCAGGAGAGATTTTTCTTTCTGCAACGAGAGCCAGTCTCGCACCTGATCCGGCAGGCGGTGCCAGCGATCGGGATCGTCCAGCATCGAGCGGACCTGATCGGCAAGGTAAGTAGAGAGCGGGAACTTGCCGCCGGCATAGGAAGGGATTTTCGGATCGAAGGAATAGGCCTGGCTGACCAGCGCCTCGTTCTCCCGGATGCCTTCGAAGCGGAGCACCTTGCCGGAGAAGATGAACGTATCGCCCGGTGCAAGCTGCTCGAGGAAATATTCCTCAACCTTGCCGAGCACGGCGCCGGGGCGGCCGAGCCTGCCGCCCTCGCCGCGTTTGGCCATGCGGATATTCAGCATCGGATCCTCGACGATGGTGCCGAGGTTCAGGCGATATTGCTGTGCGACCTGCGGATTGGAGACGCGCCAGCGACCTTCCTTGGTCTTGCGGATGCGGGCATAACGCTCATAGGTGCGCAGGGCGTAGCCGCCTGTCGCCACAAAATCGACGACGCGCTCGAAGGTCTCCCAGGCAAGATCGGCATAGGGCGAGGCGCTGGTAATCTCGTCATAGAGTTCCAGCATGTCGAAGGGTTCGGCGCAGGCCATGCCGAGCACGTGCTGGGCGAGCACATCGAGCCCGCCGCGGCCGACGGGAGGCGTATCCTGTGCACCGATGTAATTCGCATCGAGCGCTGCCTGGCACTCCATGACCTCGAAACGGTTGGCGGGAACGAGGATCGCCTTCGACGGCTCGTCCATGCGGTGATTGGCGCGGCCGATGCGCTGGGCGAGACGTGAAGCACCTTTCGGCGCGCCGACATGAATGACGAGATCGACATCGCCCCAGTCGATGCCGAGGTCGAGGGTCGACGTGGCGACGACGGCCCGCAGCCGGTTGGCGGCCATGGCGGCTTCGACCTTGCGGCGCTGCGCAACATCCAGCGAACCATGATGGAGCGCGATCGGCAGGTTCTCCTCGTTGACCGTCCAGAGCTCCTGAAAGAGCATTTCGGCCTGCGAGCGGGTATTGACGAAGAGCAGCGTTGTCTGATGGTCGATCAACTGTCGGTAGACATCCGGGATCGCGTATTTGGCGGCATGGCCGGACCAGGGAATGTGCTCTTGCGTATCGAGAATGGAAATATCGGGCTTGGCGCCGCCTTCGACGAGCACAAGGCCGGCATGGTTCTCCCTGCCCTCCTCCTGCGCCACCAACCATCTCTGCAAATCCAGGGGTTCGGCAACGGTAGCGGAGAGGCCGATGGTCTTCAGATCGGGCGCCAGCCGACGTAGGCGGGCAAGGCCGAGCGAAAGCATATGGCCGCGCTTTGAGGTGACGAGCGAGTGGAGTTCATCGAAAATGACGTATTTCAAATCCTTGAAGAAGCGTTCGGCCTCCCGGTTGGCCAATAACAGGGCGACCTGTTCCGGCGTCGTCAGCAGGATGTCGGGCGGGTTGAGCTTCTGGCGCTGGCGCTTGGCGTTGGGCGTATCACCGGTGCGGTTCTCGATCGATATCGGCAAGCCCATCTCGGTGACAGGCTTCATGAGATTGCGCTCGATATCAACGGCCAGCGCCTTCAGCGGCGAAACGTAGAGCGTGTGGATGCCCGTGAAGGCTGAGCCCGGCGGGATCTTGCCGCGGCGCGTGAGGTCGGTCAGCGACGGCAGAAAGCCGGCGAGCGTCTTGCCGGCGCCGGTTGGCGCAATCAGCAGCGTGCTCTCGCCGACCTCAGTGCGGGCCAGCAATTCAAGCTGATGGGCGCGCGGGCGCCAGCCCTTTTCCGCAAACCAGCGGAGGAAGGGTGGGGGCAAGGCAAGGCTGGTCTCGGCATCGATCTGATCCACGGGGCAAATGTAGTTCAAACGCGGACGAATAGAAGCGGTATTGACTCCCTGGCATAATCGTAGATAAATAATATCCATGATTAAAGGAGATCGGCTGTGAAGCTTGGTGATGGCGTCGAACAGAGCATTCATTGTACGGCGGTCCTATCAGGGCTTTCGGCGGGCGGCGTGCTATCGGCCGCAGCGCTTGCCGAATATCACGGTGTATCGACGAGCTATCTCTTGAAGCACCTCCAGGCGCTTTCGGGAGCCGGAATTCTGGAGACGGTGCCGGGCCCGAAGGGCGGTTATCGGTTGGCGAAGAAGCCTGATGATATTTCGCTGCTCGATATCGTGCTCGCGGTCGAAGGGCCAGCGCCTGCCTTCCGCTGTTCGGAGATCCGCCAACGCGGACCGAATCCGCTGCCGCAACGCTATTTCACCAAGCCTTGCCAGGTCACGGCGGCAATGCTGAGAGCCGAGCGCGCCTATCGCGCCGAACTCGCAAACACCAGCATCGCCGACATTCTGACAGAGCTTTCCGCGGATGATGACGGCGGGATCGCCGCCAGAGGCTGCGCCTTCATGGAAATGCATGAAAGAAAAGTGGCTCGCTGAGCCCCAACACAAACCCCAACACAAGGAGAAATACCATGCAAGCACGTTTCAACTTCGGCAAAGCCGCTCCGGATGCCTATAAGGCCGTCGCCGCTCTGGAACAGTATGTACAGGAATCTGGACTGGATAAGCGCTTCATTCACCTGATCAAGCTTCGTGCCTCGCAGATCAACGGCTGCGCCTATTGCGTCGACATGCATTCGAAGGAAGCGCGCCATCACGGGCTTTCCGAACAATGGATCAACCTGATGTGCGTATGGCGGGAATCGCCGGTCTACGACGCCCGTGAACGCGCCCTGCTCGGCTGGGTCGATGCGGTGACGAAGATTGCAGAAACCGGTGCACCGGACGCCGATTACGAAGCCCTGAAGGCGCATTTCTCCGAAGAAGAAATGACCAAGATCACGGTTGCGATCGGCACGATCAATATCTGGAACCGGCTTGCCGTCGGCTTCCGCAGCCAGCATCCGATCGATGCGCCACAGAAGGCAGCCTGATAGATTCTGCTTACAGGGAATTTATCCCGGTGACCGACCCGAAGGTTTCGGGTCGGTTGACTACATGGTCACTCGTGACCGGTCGTGGCCCGCGCGGCAACGGCTCCAGGCCATTTGCCCGAGAGGTCGACGCTGTTGAATATGTCGCGAACGACCTTGACGATTTCCTCTGCGGAAGAACCCTTGGCGTATTCTTCCTGCATGCGGCGTCTGACAAGCTTTTCCAAATCTGACATAGCTCACCTCATCATATCCGGCGCGAGGAGAAGTGTCGCGCCAGGACCGATCACGGGCAAGTTACGTTTTGTTTAGAATGGCTTACAGATTTGTAAGGTTAGAACCTAGAGCGCGATGTAGCGGTCGGCCCGGTGATTGATCGCGACGAAGAGATTGAGAACGATCGCACCGAGCACGGAATAGAAGACGACCGGCGGCGTGGTGACGAAGAAGGCGGCTGCCAGAACACACATGTCGATGACAAGCTGGACGAGACCAGCGCGGATGCCGAAACGCTCCTGCATATAGATGCCGAGAATGCCGACGCCGCCGAGGCTGGCGCGATGGCGATAGAGCGCAAGAAGGCCATAGCCAAGCAGCAGACCACCAAGAAGAGCTGCCCAAGCCGGATGAATGGTGGCGATTTCCATGACCTTCGGCTGCAGGCTGGTTAGAGCCGAGGTCAGGCCAATGGCAATGAAGGTCTTGATCGTGAAGGCCGTGCCGAGGCGCCTCCATGAGAGATAGAAGAAGGGCAGGTTAAGCAGGAAGAAGGCGAGACCGAAATTCACGCCGAAAGCGTAGTGAAGCAGGAAGGCGATGCCCGCGGTGCTGCCGGTCAGAAGGCCGGCGCTGGCGAGCACATAAAGACCGAGCGCGGAAACGAGGCTGCCGGAGAATATGCCCTGCACATCCTCGACCGGCGTGTGGCGCGTCGCAGTGGTGTTCCAGAAGCCGAAGGCACTGATGAGCTGGCTCATGACACGATCTCCAATAGCGGCGGCTCCGGACAGGCCGGAGGAAGAGGGATTGTAAGGATGGATGCGGCACGTGCTACGCTTTGGCGGCGCGTCGCTTCTCGCGGAATGGTTGGATTATCAGGTCTTACAAGGTTGCACGCAAGCGAAATACGTAAGCAATGCTGACCTATTTTAAAATCGCAAGAAATATGCGCTCAGTCGGTCTTGCACGTAAGGAACAGAATGCCGGAAACCGGTTTGCCGCCATCTTTGCGAATGACGGTTTTGACTGTCTCGAGGATTTCGAAGCTGTGGGCTGCTGCGAGCCCTTCGACATAGGTTTGTGAGTGGGCATAGCGCAGCGACGGCGCTAGGATGAAGCCATCACCCTCGCCGCCATCCTCGACCGAAAAGACGAAATCGGCGCCGGGCGCCGTTAGGTCGTCGACGATCGCAAAAATGCTTTCCAGATTGCCGAGATACATCAGCACATCGGCGGCGGTGACGAGATCGGCGCGGTGCGGTGCGCTGTCGGCAAAGATGCCGGAAGCTTCCGATGTCAGTGACAGATCGGCCTGGCCGAGATGGTCATAGACATGTTTTTCGGCGGCCTTCGCAAGCATGTTCTGCGACAGGTCGAAGCCTTCGAGGCGGGTGACACGAGCGTGGATTTCCGGGCCGAGCAGGCCCGTGCCGCAGCCGAGATCGACGGCGCAGTGATAATGTCGGCCGGTGGATGCGACGAGGGCGGCGAGCTTCTGCGGGACAGAATAGTCCAGTTTCTCCACGAGCGATGTCTCGAAGCGATCGGCATAATCATCGAAGAGGCGCTCGACATAGCGGCTCGACGGGTGCGCCGGCATTTCCGCATCGCCGAGCAAGGCGAGCTTGAGACCTGCGCCGAAAATATCCTCGGGGTCGAGTTCCAACGTGCGGCGATAGGCTTCGACGGCAGCGTCTGCCTTGCCTGCCTTTTCGCGGTATGTGGCAAGGCGATACCAGCCTGCGGCCCAGGCCGGCGTCAGTTCCAGTGCCTGCTCCATCAGTTCGGCCGCCGCTTCCGCTTCGCCGCCCTCATCGAGCATCTTGGCGTAATCGGCGCGACGGTCGGCGATGACGTCGCCGGAGGAAAGCTGGCTTGGCTGCATGATTGGACCCTTTGGCTGGCGGCATTTGGCTTCGGCCACAAAAAAACTCAAGTCCTATTTCAGAGGCGGTGCTGTCTTGGCGGAAAAGGCTTGCGGGCGAATCGCCGCGACCGTATCTCAAGGCAAACAGGAGATGGCGCATGTCCGATCAGGTGAACAGGTTTCTCGGCGATTCCATTGGCCGCACGATCATCAAACTTTTGGTGGTTTCGCTGATTGTCGGCTTCGTCATGGCCATCTTCGGGCTGACGCCCTGGGAACTTATCTACAACTTCCGTGATTTCGTGATCCATCTATGGCGGCAGGGCTTCTCTGCGC encodes the following:
- a CDS encoding carboxymuconolactone decarboxylase family protein → MQARFNFGKAAPDAYKAVAALEQYVQESGLDKRFIHLIKLRASQINGCAYCVDMHSKEARHHGLSEQWINLMCVWRESPVYDARERALLGWVDAVTKIAETGAPDADYEALKAHFSEEEMTKITVAIGTINIWNRLAVGFRSQHPIDAPQKAA
- a CDS encoding YitT family protein gives rise to the protein MSQLISAFGFWNTTATRHTPVEDVQGIFSGSLVSALGLYVLASAGLLTGSTAGIAFLLHYAFGVNFGLAFFLLNLPFFYLSWRRLGTAFTIKTFIAIGLTSALTSLQPKVMEIATIHPAWAALLGGLLLGYGLLALYRHRASLGGVGILGIYMQERFGIRAGLVQLVIDMCVLAAAFFVTTPPVVFYSVLGAIVLNLFVAINHRADRYIAL
- a CDS encoding class I SAM-dependent DNA methyltransferase, whose translation is MQPSQLSSGDVIADRRADYAKMLDEGGEAEAAAELMEQALELTPAWAAGWYRLATYREKAGKADAAVEAYRRTLELDPEDIFGAGLKLALLGDAEMPAHPSSRYVERLFDDYADRFETSLVEKLDYSVPQKLAALVASTGRHYHCAVDLGCGTGLLGPEIHARVTRLEGFDLSQNMLAKAAEKHVYDHLGQADLSLTSEASGIFADSAPHRADLVTAADVLMYLGNLESIFAIVDDLTAPGADFVFSVEDGGEGDGFILAPSLRYAHSQTYVEGLAAAHSFEILETVKTVIRKDGGKPVSGILFLTCKTD
- a CDS encoding DUF6460 domain-containing protein — protein: MSDQVNRFLGDSIGRTIIKLLVVSLIVGFVMAIFGLTPWELIYNFRDFVIHLWRQGFSALGRVGDYLILGATIVIPIFIIIRLFSYRK